A genomic region of Runella rosea contains the following coding sequences:
- a CDS encoding DUF4833 domain-containing protein produces the protein MKLSIILWLLVTPLLLSFSTPSSSTDKAPLPDPESFPVPNGIKGLLFYIQRDPNTNTICYEINLDKNGKLATEDPVHAFWIRYPEGGVRKDLNYIQRKFAYGINVKSTGNDRYELRSVAYSKLPLLLKKDAQNQYQVYTAINKKECVLSRVFIRIDGGSFWSPNVLYIELKGTEIATGKTVTQRIKPV, from the coding sequence ATGAAACTTTCAATTATTTTGTGGTTGCTTGTTACACCGCTACTTCTATCGTTTTCGACGCCCAGCAGTAGCACCGATAAAGCACCCCTCCCCGACCCCGAGAGCTTTCCCGTACCCAACGGAATTAAAGGCCTCCTGTTTTATATCCAGCGCGACCCCAATACCAACACGATTTGTTACGAAATCAACCTGGATAAAAACGGCAAATTAGCAACAGAAGACCCTGTTCATGCATTTTGGATTAGGTATCCAGAAGGAGGAGTGCGTAAAGACCTGAACTACATTCAACGAAAATTTGCCTACGGAATCAACGTAAAATCGACGGGAAACGACCGCTATGAGCTGCGCTCGGTGGCCTATTCTAAGCTACCGCTTTTGTTAAAGAAAGACGCCCAAAACCAATATCAGGTATATACCGCAATCAATAAAAAAGAATGCGTACTAAGCCGGGTATTCATCCGCATCGACGGCGGCTCATTTTGGTCTCCTAATGTCCTTTATATTGAATTAAAAGGAACAGAAATCGCAACCGGCAAAACCGTAACCCAGCGCATCAAGCCTGTTTAA